The Prevotella herbatica genome contains the following window.
AGACGCGCGTGTTTCTGTCAATGTCATACCCAGCATTAACGCCAAATGAATAAGTAACTTTTGGCGTGAGTCGGAAACGATGTCCTGCATATTCCTGAGGATTTCCATTTTCATCGTTATTATTAAACTTACCGTCAATATAGGCATAGTTAGCAAACAATGAAATGTGAGAGTCAAGAGCGTAGTTCAGTCCTACTTCTAAACCTAAGCAATGAGCTTTACCTGCATCATTAGCTGTATATACCTTTGCTATCGAACCCGTTGCATCAGTTAACGTCATGGTCTGGAAATGTGACCAATCATAATAGTATGCACTAAAATCATAGTTTAGCATTTTATGAAGCAAGGCGCCCTTCAATCCTACTTCATAGCTTATAATTATTTCGGGCTTTAGATGACTGATATTATCGGCTGAATTATTAAAGGCGATTACTCCAGGTCGTCTACCTCTGGATACACTGACATAGGCATTGTTTCCTGAAAACAAATAGTTAGCAACAACACGACCTACCCACGAATAATAATCATCACTGGCATATACAGTTTTGTTTGTTGGCTGGTATAGGATGCTACCGAAAAGCGGATCGGGTTGCGTTTTAGATTCATAACCAGTACGCTGATGTTCATAGGTTCCTCTAAGTCCGGCTGTGAACGATAATCCTTTAGCAACATTAAGAGTTCCGTCTGCAAACACTTCGGCAGCCTGATTGATACCATAGTTTGTACCTTCCTCATAATGAGAGGTATTTAAAGGCAGGGCAGACGATGATTTAATGGTAGCCAAGATTGTTTGTCCCTGTGTACCGAGTGAAGCTAACATATCATCAAGAGATATATTATAAGCTGCTAAAGCTGTTTTGACATCACCATAAAAGTCTGGAGTTGAAGTTAACTTACTGGTTGTTGTGAGATCATAAGACGAAGGAAACCATTTCTTTAGTAAGGCAGACATCATTTGAGAGACAGCAGGCTGATAGGCAGCAGGTAGCATGGTTGGCAGCATGTCAGCAAGTTTGGTAATCTGCGGCTGCACCTTAGCAGCAAAAGCCTTATAAGCGTAAGCAGGATATAATGACTGAAGATTACTGCGCACAACAGCCTGTTGATTGGAATTCTCATAAAAGTAACTGGCTCCAACAAAGCCATTGAAGTTACCCTTGTTATAATTCAGTCGCATTTCATGACTGAACTGAATGCCTTTTTCATTCTCTTCGCAATCAAGAAGCGGAAGATATGTTCCGTCAGCATCAAAGTTTTCGTTTGACTTAAAGGCTCTGAAGCCTGTTGTAGTGGAAAGATGCAGATTGCTATTGTAGTCATGATTAGACAGAAGTGTGGCTCCACCAACATGTCGTTTAATACCCAGACGTTTACCTTCTTCGAGACTTGCAGCAGTAAACGGACTTACATCACCGCCGACTGGAGCAAGACTGTTACTTTTAAATGATGTGCCAGGATAATCATCATATTGATAATTCAATATCAAATCGAAATAGGTGTTATCATCCGTAAACAGGCGTGTGGAATTTCGTAATGCTAAAGCACTCTTTCCATTCAAGCTACCTCCTGATAAATTCTTAATAAAACCATCGTGAGCATCGTAGGAAAATGAAAAGCGATTAGATAATTTATCTTTAATTAAAGGAGTATTGATGAAGCCGGAAGCACCACGTTGATTATGAGTACCATAATTAAGAGATAACTCACCCGTGAGATAGTTGACTGGTTTATGAGTGATGAAATGCATTGCGCCGATTTCTGCTCCACGACCAAAGAGAGTTCCCTGCGGTCCCTTAACAACTTCGACACGTTCCATATCGAAAAGTTCTACGACAGAGGCTCTTGAACGTGACATTGGCACACCATCCTGAAAGACAGAGATTCGTGGCTGTGAATAAGATGCACCATCATCTGAGGTTACACCACGGATAACATAGCCTGGATTATTAGGACTTTGAAGCTGTACTTGCAATCCTGGAATATACTGAGCCATTTCGTCCATCTGCTTCACGTTCAACATCTGCAAACTTTGACCCGACAATGCACTCACTGCAACAGGAACATCAACTGCTGACTGATTCCTTTTCTGAGTGGTAACCAGAACTTCGTCAAGGAGTTTATGGTCTTGGCTCATCACAACTTTCATATTATCCGCGATATTTAATCGCTGGCGCTTATAGCCGATATAAGAAAACTGCAGTTCTCCCCTATTGATAGATGAGGGTAAAGAAAAGACTCCTGAAGCATTTGTAACAACAGAGAAATTTGAACCCATCAGAGAGATCACAACACCAGGCAAAGGCTGTCCGTTATCATCAACAACAACTCCTTTGTTCACGTTATCAACCGCACCGAAAGAAAGGGTGGAAAAGGCGATAAGTGACAAACTGAAAAACAATCTTTTAAACATTTTCATTTCATTCTATTTTATATCTATACTGAAATCATTATCAGCTGGCGCAGTGTCGTTGCCAATAGCCTTGGATACTCGTCTAAAGATGATGCTCCATTTAAACGAGTAAGACTTTCTGATCATATTTGCAATCTGAATTCGCTGTGCTTCTTCAGCATCGGTTATCTTCTCGTCACCAGCATAATTCTTAATCATCATATCAGAAAGGAAGTCGATAGCTTTGGTTCTTACGCTATCGGGCATCTGAGTAGGAATAACTTTCTGCAAGAATGTGTTGAAACCTCTTGTTTCATAACTCTTAGAATAATCCTTAAAACTGATGTTGCCTGAATAACCTTTGATAGTATTGATATGATGTGTCGTGATTTTCATTTTATCGCCTTGTAACGTGATTAATCTATAAGGAGATGGATAACTGACCAACGAACCTGTTTCAACATCATAGATGCCCTTATATTGGGTAATATCTTGTGCATGCGAATGTCCGGTAAGCATGACGCGCAAGCCAGCTTTATACATCATTGAAGCTATGGACAGATTATTATCTATTACATAGCCGGGTATCATCTTATTCTGGTATTTCCAATGTTGGAGTAAGCCATGATGCATCATTCCGATAACAGTGATGCCTTGCTTCTTAGCATTAGCTAACTGCTCTTTAATAAATAACAAGGTGGCAGGTCTTAGTCTTCCTGGAGTGACACAGATATCTTTACTAAAATCATTCTGATCTGATTCGGTGGCATCTAAAGCAAGAACACGCAGCGTTGGAGTAAGTTGATACACATAAGAAAGAGAAGCCGTGTCACGAGCGATAGCGTTACCGTAACCATAATCTTTATACATCTGTGCGAATTCAGAACGCGAAACGGTAGCTACTCTTGTTTTACGAGCACCGTCATAGGCAACAGCGTGAGGATTGTTTACATCGTGATTACCAGGAATAACAAGTACTGTGATACCGGCATTTCTTAGTCGGCTCAAACAATTATCAATTAAATAACGATGAGATACCAACTCACCATCCTTAGTTAAATCACCTGGTATGAGCAGATACTTAACAGATGAATTAAGTATGCTATCAGTAAATGCACTTAATAAAGATGTAGACTCACGAAGCATCTTCCTATCTTGGCTTATATATTCAGTAAAAGCCTTTCCGTCTTCCTTTAAAAGAGAGGGGTCCATTACGTGTACGTCTGAAACGACAGCAATCTGCACTTGAGCCATTGATGATGGCGCTACTAACAATAAAGACATAATACATGTCCAAATCTTTTTGATTATTTCCATTTTTCATATTTTAGTACAATGCAAAAATAAATACATAGAATTACAAAGAGATTTAAAACACATTTAGATTATATTAAAGTTTCAGAGGGAAGCTGAGTTACCAGAGTAAAAATAAAACACTAGTGTCCACTTAAAATGATTAACATTTAATGTAACACATTATAAATTAAATATTTAGAGTCTATATTTCTCGGTGACGATTTGAATTTTATATATTTAAGCTGTCTCCCCCCCTGCGTTTCTTCATATTTTTAGCTACGTAGCTACGGTATCTCTGGGAAAGCCTATAAACAGAGGGACTGACGATACGTAGCTCACAGGATTTAGCTTCGTGAGCTACGTTTTAGCTACGTTACTAGTTCTATGCATATATAATGTACACATGTACACGCGCACACTAGGAGTTTTTAAAATACAAGTGGCGAAGTGTCAACATGATGAATATCAATATGTTATCTACCATTTTTACTAACACAAGGTGACGGTCGAATCTCAAATTTTGCATGCGTTTCTATATAGAAACGCATTGCGTTTTACGTTGTTTTACCTTCCAATACTTCGTAAAACGCAATGCAATATAACGTAAAACACATTGCAAAACATCGTAGAACGCAATACAATATGATGAAAATCTTTCTCTAGATTTTACCGACACATAACCGTCACTTAATTATACTCGAAAATAGAACTAACTAGTTGATGTTCAGATGATAGACACTTCGACACTTGTTTTTACGAAAAACACAGAGTGCGTACGCATGCATGCGCACGTGATTACGATGTGTAGCACGCAATAATTAAAACTTTGGCTAACAGTCTAACCTAAATCCCATTGCATGGACAATTTTTTTGCAGTATCTTTGCCGAGAATTCAGCGGAATTCGGCAGAACATTAAAACAAGCTTGAAAATTCTGCTTTCGTTTGCAGAATCTATTTACACTTCCTCAGTTCATCAGATGCAGCTAACGGTTCTTTGACAAATTTACTCATAGAAATTATGTTCCATTCTAAAACGACACATATTGACGTAGCTAGAACGTAGCTCACGAAGCTAAATCCAGCAAGCTACGTATCGCCAGTCCCGCTGTTTATAGGCTTTCCCTGAGATACCGTAGCTTCGTAGCTAAAAACATGAAGAAACGCAGGTAATACACCCTAACTGTACAAAATTCAAATCGTCATCAAGAAATCTAAGCTCAAACAGTTAATTTATAAGACGCGACACTAAAGATTAATCATTTTAAGTGGACACTATTGAAATAATTATAATGAAAAACACACTCGTTTGATGAAAAGTAAATTAAAAACAAGCACTTAAAAGTTTACTTTTTAATATTTAAAAAAAATGATAACGCACTGATTAACAATTATTTATATATTATACAATATTACTTTCACATGTTACTACTGTATATATAGAGAAGAAAAGAATTGTAACTTTGCTGACACAATTAAATAATACCGTAAACAATAATAAGATATAATAACTAAAAATGGAAAATTCTAAATTAGCAATTTTATCAACTCTTGCTTTTTCTTGTGTTGCAGTTAAAGCTATGGGCCAAGTTCAACAAATCCATCAACGCCCTAACATTCTTTACATAATGTGTGATGACCATGCAATGCAAGCTATCAGTGCTTATGGGAGTCCTATTTCAAAGTTGGCACCTACACCAAACATTGACCGTTTGGCTCGCCGTGGGATGCTTTTTAATTCTGCATTTGTAGAGAACTCTCTTTCGTCACCAAGTCGTGCTTGCCTAATTACGGGTCTTTACTCTAATCAGAACGGTCAACGACAACTGTTGGAGGGTATTGATTCTACTAAAACATTTTTCTCAGAATTGCTTCAACAGGCTGGTTATGAAACTGGTATTGTAGGTAAATGGCACCTTATGTGCGAACCAAAGGGATTTGACTGGTATCACATCCTTGACGATCAGGGAACTTATTATAATCCAACTTTTTGCTCAACACACCACTATAAACAATATAGAAAAGAGGAAGGCTATGCTACTGACCTTATAACAGAACATGCCATAAATTTCCTTGATCATCGTGACAAAAATAAACCTTTCTGCTTATTGGTTCACCATAAAGCGCCTCACCGTAACTGGATGCCTGCTCCAAAAAATATTGGCAAATATGATGGCGTAGTCTTCCCTTTACCAAAAACTTTCTGGGATGATTATTCAACACGCGGCTCGGCTGCCCACACACAGAATATGAACATCACTCATGCCATGGAACTTATTCAAGACTTAAAGGTGCCAGAAATGATGGATACAACCAAAGCTCAAGATCGTTTTTCCTACATGTGCCTGATGGGTGAACTGGGACGACTAAATTCAGAACAACGCATAGCTTGGGATAAATACTACATGCCACGTAACCGCAAGTTTATTGAGGCTCATCTCACAGGAAAGGAACTCACGAAATGGAAATACGAAAATTATATACGTGACTACATGGCAGTAATAGCCTCTGTTGACGAGAGTGTAGGCAAGTTGCTGGATTATTTAGAGAAGAATGGTCTTGATAAGAATACTATTATTGTATATACTTCTGACCAAGGTTTTTACTTGGGTGAACACGGATGGTTTGATAAGCGTTTTATGTATGAAGAATCAATGCACACACCACTAATAATAAGCTATCCAGGACATATTAAGGAAGGAAGTGTTTGCAACTCATTAGTTCAGAATATAGATTTTGCACCTACTTTTCTATCATTGGCAGGTATAAAGCAGCCAAAAGAAATGACAGGACGATCTCTAGAGTCTTTATTTTCAGGCACAGCTCCTAAGAACTGGAGAAAAAGCTTATATTATCATTATTATGACTATCCTACATTCCACTTGGTGCGCAAACACGACGGAGTACGTACAGAACGATATAAGTTGATACACTTTTATGGAAAAGGTGGAATACGTGCCGTAAGCGAAAACAAGTATCAGAATACTCCAGGAACACGTGAGAATAACCTGTTTAAAAAACTTTCAGCAGCCAAATATTTCCATAATGATCCCGACATCAACTATTATGAACTTTATGATTTGAAGAATGATCCTAACGAATTAAATAATATTTATGGAAAGAAAGGTACTGACAACATATTTAATAAACTGAAAAAGAAACTGAACTGTTATCGCAAAAATCTGAAAATTGACGAATATTAATCGTTTTCCAAATGAAAAAGATTCTAAAAATAATGATAGGTGTTGCTCCGTTGCTTATTTCGTGCGGAAACAATGTTAAGCAACTAGGCAACACTGATATCAACAAGATTGTTGATGCCATGACAATGGAAGAAAAACTACATATTGTCATCGGTGACCAGTTGGAGGTAAATACGGATGGAAGTGCTGTTATCGGAACTTCAGAGAAGATTGTTCCTGGTGCAGCTGGCAATACTTATGACATCAAGCGACTGGGTATCACATCAGCAGTGTTGGCTGACGGACCAGCAGGGTTACGTATAGATTCTACCAGAAAAAACGATATTCGCACTTATTATTGTACACACTTCCCGATAGGTACATTGCTAGCTTCAACTTGGAATGTTCCTTTGGTAGAAGAAGTTGGTCGCTGTATAGGTGATGAAGCGAAGGAATATGGAGTAGATGTGCTGCTGGCACCAGCAATTAATATTCAGCGTAATCCCCTTTGTGGTAGAAATTTTGAATATTACAGTGAAGATCCTATCTTGGCCGGAAAAATTGGTGCCGCATATATACGTGGCGTCCAAAGTAACGGCATAGGAACATCATTGAAACACTTTGCCGTAAACAACCAAGAAACTAATCGCCAGAATGTAGATGTACGCATTTCACAACGCGCCCTTCGGGAAATATATCTCAAAGGTTTTGAAATTGCGGTTAAAGAGGCTCATCCATGGACAATAATGTCGTCTTATAACTATATTAATGGCATTTATGCATCGCAAAACTATGGCTTGTTAACAACCCTACTCAGAAAAGAATGGGGATTTAAAGGAATGGTCATGACAGATTGGTATGGTGGTAAAGACGCTGTGGAACAAATGAATGCTGGTAATGATCTGCTCATGCCGGGACGTAAAGAACAATATAATCAGTTGAAGAATGCACTCGCTAACGGGACTCTGAAAAAAAACGGATTAGATAAAAACGTAAAACGTATTCTTCAAGTGGTAGAGAAAACGCCACGATTTAAAAATTACCATTACAGTAATAATCCTGATTTGAGAGCTCATGCTGCTGTAACTCGTCAAAGTGCAACAGAAGGAATGATTCTGTTTAAAAATAACGGTGCATTACCTTTTGCTAATAACATAAGAAATGTAGCATTGCTGGGTTGCACATCTTATAAGTTTATTCCAGGTGGAACTGGCTCAGGAAATGTAAACAGAGCCTACACAGTATCACTGTTAGATGGATTAAGAAATGCAGGAATGAACACTGATGCGACATTGCAACATGCCTATGAAAATTATATTACAGATGCTAATTTGCATGCCAAAAAGCCGACTGGTCCTTTTTCCCGTTTTTTATCGAAACCACTTCCTAAAGAAATGATTATCAGTGATTCAGAAATGGATTATTTAGCTAAGACACAAGATGTAGCTATTATAACTTTAGGCAGGATTTCGGGAGAATTTGTAGACCGAAAAGAAAGTGACTTTCTACTTAGCAAGGAAGAGAAAGAGCTTATAACAAAAACAAGTGAAGCCTTTCATAAACTAGGTAAAAAAGTAATAGTATTGCTAAACATCGGAGGAGTGATAGAAACTTCATCATGGAAAGCTATACCTGATGCTATACTCTGCGCATGGCAAGGAGGACAGGAAGGAGGCAACAGCGTGGCAGATATCATAACAGGTAAAGTGTGTCCTTCTGGTAAACTTACGATGACATTCCCTATCAATTATGAAGATGATGCCTCATCAGCAAACTTTCCGAAGGATGCTTCGATGATTGACTTCAATATAAACGGAAAGAATGACAGGAATACAACGATAAAGAATATCGACTATACTAACTATGATGAAGATATTTATGTTGGCTATCGCTATTTTGACAGTTTCAATAAACATGTTTCCTATCCATTCGGTTATGGGCTCTCATATACTAAATTTGATTATAGCAATGCACACGTGATACTGAAAGGAAGTTTGATTACTGTTGCTGTTGACATAAAGAACACAGGCAAAACTTCGGGCAAAGAGGTTATTGAATTATATGCAGTGGCTCCAAACCAGGTGAAATTAAATAAGCCGGCTAAAGAATTGAAGACTTTTATTAAGACAAAAGAATTAAAACCAAATGAGACTGTCACTGTAAAATTAACATTCAATAAAAAAGAGTTAGCCTCATACGATGATGTTGCTTCAAGTTGGCGTGTTGACGCAGGAAACTACAAGTTACTCATTGGAAGTTCAAGCCAAGACATTCGTCAGATAGTAAATATAGATGTAAAGAAATCATTTGTTAAATGTAGTGATGTTCTTAAGACTCAATTCATCTTAAATAAGTTGAAGAGACATTCATAACCAAGATTAAATAGGTTACTTTTATATAATATTAAACATGCATAACTATCTGATTATCTTACACTTAAATGTTTTATAAGTTTACTTTGTAACATTACTCTAAGAATATGTTAAAGCATGTTTTATTAACTTTGCAACCGAAATCAATAAAAACCAAATAACAATCAATTCTATTATCATAACTAATAATTTTTATGAAAACAAAAAGTTTCCTTATTCTGTCTTTAGCAACTACGTTGGCTTTGCCAATGTCTGCACAGAAAAACAATGAAAAGCAAAAAGCTGGAAAAGCTCGTGAAACAGAAAATAGTACACAAACAGGCAAAGCAAACAATATGATGTTGAATGCTTCTGATGAGACCTCTCCACGTTTTATTAATGTAGGACTTCCAGAAGGAACTGGTGGTACTGTCGTTTCTGAAAATGGTATGCTTATCAGTCCAGATACTTACCTATTAATGCCTAATCAGGCTTGGCGTCAGGATGGAAGTTTTCAAAGACCTGATTCATGGAGCCTATCAAAAACAGCTATAAAATTAGGTGACGTGGGTGTTTCCATGGCTACCGCAACACGTAAAGGGACAAATAAGTTTGTAGGTCAACTTAATCTCCACACGAACTCTTTCGGCTTGATGGGGGGCAATCTTTCGTTATCCGGTCCTATAAAGAATAACTGGTTTTATCATTTCAACGCATTTGTGACCATGGATCCTGGATCTACACATCCATCATGGACAAACTACCTAGACAAGACTTTTCTTATCAAAGGTTTGCTGACTAAAAAATATAAGAATGGTGAGATTAGTTTCCAATACAAGTTTATGAATTCGCAGAAGATAAATGACAATGTCTGCCCTTACACTTTCCACAAAGATAAACAGGTTACAGCACTTGACAACTTTGAAATAGGAAAGAAAAGCTATGCTACTGGTGACATAAACCACATTTATAAAAATCCACTGAATGGTCAGATGGAGAGCATAAACCTGATGAAGGGTACAGGATCAACCGTACATTCTTTTGATATTCTAGGTAACAACATATTACATAAAAATCTT
Protein-coding sequences here:
- a CDS encoding sulfatase family protein, whose protein sequence is MENSKLAILSTLAFSCVAVKAMGQVQQIHQRPNILYIMCDDHAMQAISAYGSPISKLAPTPNIDRLARRGMLFNSAFVENSLSSPSRACLITGLYSNQNGQRQLLEGIDSTKTFFSELLQQAGYETGIVGKWHLMCEPKGFDWYHILDDQGTYYNPTFCSTHHYKQYRKEEGYATDLITEHAINFLDHRDKNKPFCLLVHHKAPHRNWMPAPKNIGKYDGVVFPLPKTFWDDYSTRGSAAHTQNMNITHAMELIQDLKVPEMMDTTKAQDRFSYMCLMGELGRLNSEQRIAWDKYYMPRNRKFIEAHLTGKELTKWKYENYIRDYMAVIASVDESVGKLLDYLEKNGLDKNTIIVYTSDQGFYLGEHGWFDKRFMYEESMHTPLIISYPGHIKEGSVCNSLVQNIDFAPTFLSLAGIKQPKEMTGRSLESLFSGTAPKNWRKSLYYHYYDYPTFHLVRKHDGVRTERYKLIHFYGKGGIRAVSENKYQNTPGTRENNLFKKLSAAKYFHNDPDINYYELYDLKNDPNELNNIYGKKGTDNIFNKLKKKLNCYRKNLKIDEY
- a CDS encoding beta-glucosidase, which produces MKKILKIMIGVAPLLISCGNNVKQLGNTDINKIVDAMTMEEKLHIVIGDQLEVNTDGSAVIGTSEKIVPGAAGNTYDIKRLGITSAVLADGPAGLRIDSTRKNDIRTYYCTHFPIGTLLASTWNVPLVEEVGRCIGDEAKEYGVDVLLAPAINIQRNPLCGRNFEYYSEDPILAGKIGAAYIRGVQSNGIGTSLKHFAVNNQETNRQNVDVRISQRALREIYLKGFEIAVKEAHPWTIMSSYNYINGIYASQNYGLLTTLLRKEWGFKGMVMTDWYGGKDAVEQMNAGNDLLMPGRKEQYNQLKNALANGTLKKNGLDKNVKRILQVVEKTPRFKNYHYSNNPDLRAHAAVTRQSATEGMILFKNNGALPFANNIRNVALLGCTSYKFIPGGTGSGNVNRAYTVSLLDGLRNAGMNTDATLQHAYENYITDANLHAKKPTGPFSRFLSKPLPKEMIISDSEMDYLAKTQDVAIITLGRISGEFVDRKESDFLLSKEEKELITKTSEAFHKLGKKVIVLLNIGGVIETSSWKAIPDAILCAWQGGQEGGNSVADIITGKVCPSGKLTMTFPINYEDDASSANFPKDASMIDFNINGKNDRNTTIKNIDYTNYDEDIYVGYRYFDSFNKHVSYPFGYGLSYTKFDYSNAHVILKGSLITVAVDIKNTGKTSGKEVIELYAVAPNQVKLNKPAKELKTFIKTKELKPNETVTVKLTFNKKELASYDDVASSWRVDAGNYKLLIGSSSQDIRQIVNIDVKKSFVKCSDVLKTQFILNKLKRHS
- a CDS encoding TonB-dependent receptor, producing the protein MFKRLFFSLSLIAFSTLSFGAVDNVNKGVVVDDNGQPLPGVVISLMGSNFSVVTNASGVFSLPSSINRGELQFSYIGYKRQRLNIADNMKVVMSQDHKLLDEVLVTTQKRNQSAVDVPVAVSALSGQSLQMLNVKQMDEMAQYIPGLQVQLQSPNNPGYVIRGVTSDDGASYSQPRISVFQDGVPMSRSRASVVELFDMERVEVVKGPQGTLFGRGAEIGAMHFITHKPVNYLTGELSLNYGTHNQRGASGFINTPLIKDKLSNRFSFSYDAHDGFIKNLSGGSLNGKSALALRNSTRLFTDDNTYFDLILNYQYDDYPGTSFKSNSLAPVGGDVSPFTAASLEEGKRLGIKRHVGGATLLSNHDYNSNLHLSTTTGFRAFKSNENFDADGTYLPLLDCEENEKGIQFSHEMRLNYNKGNFNGFVGASYFYENSNQQAVVRSNLQSLYPAYAYKAFAAKVQPQITKLADMLPTMLPAAYQPAVSQMMSALLKKWFPSSYDLTTTSKLTSTPDFYGDVKTALAAYNISLDDMLASLGTQGQTILATIKSSSALPLNTSHYEEGTNYGINQAAEVFADGTLNVAKGLSFTAGLRGTYEHQRTGYESKTQPDPLFGSILYQPTNKTVYASDDYYSWVGRVVANYLFSGNNAYVSVSRGRRPGVIAFNNSADNISHLKPEIIISYEVGLKGALLHKMLNYDFSAYYYDWSHFQTMTLTDATGSIAKVYTANDAGKAHCLGLEVGLNYALDSHISLFANYAYIDGKFNNNDENGNPQEYAGHRFRLTPKVTYSFGVNAGYDIDRNTRVYFRPSYVYKSKVYFEDDNDPQLTQDGFGIVNVNLGISRKIKNIMYDFSLYGKNALNKKYLIDAGNSGNQIGFPTFIAGSPSVFGAQLRLSF
- a CDS encoding metallophosphoesterase family protein → MEIIKKIWTCIMSLLLVAPSSMAQVQIAVVSDVHVMDPSLLKEDGKAFTEYISQDRKMLRESTSLLSAFTDSILNSSVKYLLIPGDLTKDGELVSHRYLIDNCLSRLRNAGITVLVIPGNHDVNNPHAVAYDGARKTRVATVSRSEFAQMYKDYGYGNAIARDTASLSYVYQLTPTLRVLALDATESDQNDFSKDICVTPGRLRPATLLFIKEQLANAKKQGITVIGMMHHGLLQHWKYQNKMIPGYVIDNNLSIASMMYKAGLRVMLTGHSHAQDITQYKGIYDVETGSLVSYPSPYRLITLQGDKMKITTHHINTIKGYSGNISFKDYSKSYETRGFNTFLQKVIPTQMPDSVRTKAIDFLSDMMIKNYAGDEKITDAEEAQRIQIANMIRKSYSFKWSIIFRRVSKAIGNDTAPADNDFSIDIK